The Methanoplanus sp. FWC-SCC4 genome has a window encoding:
- a CDS encoding TolB family protein produces MWGIAKIKKIFPLISVFFIIASLSVVVFASAGEPVLFSEGHSYDPYVSGDYIVYTDFKDDPFGREPVWGRYGIVRGKPGFRPIPIGNTYLYNISSNETSPVYKSVCRSSFPWIEDDTVYWYEDRFSPAYYDPGDPNPADLFIYSVPIERINPQTAENYSLLKPDVSPGREILYGFNEIKRPEFSSNLTEVVQGDTGTSDLYMYYIDPDSGNKTLLASGPYLEYACPQLYGDRIFWEDCRLGYSQIYMFDLKGNQEYLIAPQYFSQYDCSVDGNIVAWTTYGGDLYYTNISGMVEEKTPEKNLKQTKPIKSGNHLLFFRFCFLLYHFSG; encoded by the coding sequence ATGTGGGGCATAGCAAAGATAAAAAAAATATTTCCGTTAATTTCTGTATTTTTTATTATTGCTTCATTATCAGTTGTTGTCTTTGCATCAGCCGGAGAACCGGTACTCTTCAGTGAAGGGCATTCATATGATCCTTATGTCAGTGGGGATTATATTGTATATACTGACTTTAAGGATGACCCTTTTGGAAGGGAGCCTGTGTGGGGCAGATATGGAATAGTCAGAGGAAAACCAGGATTTCGCCCTATCCCGATAGGAAATACATATCTGTATAATATATCCTCTAATGAAACAAGTCCTGTTTACAAAAGCGTATGCAGAAGCAGTTTTCCATGGATTGAAGATGATACAGTATATTGGTATGAGGACAGATTTTCTCCTGCATATTATGATCCGGGGGATCCAAACCCTGCTGATCTCTTTATATATTCAGTTCCAATTGAGCGGATAAATCCACAGACAGCAGAGAATTATTCGCTGTTGAAACCGGATGTTTCTCCCGGAAGAGAAATCCTTTATGGTTTTAATGAAATTAAAAGGCCGGAGTTTTCTTCAAATCTGACTGAAGTTGTTCAGGGTGATACCGGCACATCTGATCTCTATATGTACTACATCGATCCGGATTCCGGTAACAAAACCCTGCTGGCATCCGGGCCCTATCTAGAATATGCATGCCCTCAGCTTTATGGAGACAGGATTTTCTGGGAGGACTGCCGTTTGGGCTATTCACAGATTTATATGTTTGATCTAAAAGGAAACCAAGAATACCTGATTGCTCCACAGTATTTTTCACAATATGACTGCTCCGTTGATGGCAATATTGTGGCATGGACCACATATGGCGGAGACCTCTATTATACAAATATCTCCGGAATGGTTGAGGAGAAAACTCCCGAAAAAAACCTAAAACAAACAAAACCAATAAAATCCGGAAACCACCTCCTTTT
- a CDS encoding ABC transporter permease subunit, whose protein sequence is MNVERLITVAKKEFFDQVSGRKFLILFAMLVIIAGVSVISEVQTYNNELESYANSGSTYIDENGVMHYGGAMYNPSPVNIYYGIVSGLGGYIFGPLIAIAAGFNLITKERESGSIKSVLSHPLYRDELINGKAIGGIAALSFATVGLFVIVTASLLLLSIVPSMDDFISISGLCAVTIIFLTGIFAMALMVSSLTKNSGTSLIYSLILFFIFTYIASIIAPSVSILILGPEPSSVDNNGFGFANLEEERKYYTNQKMIENTIEYLSIKNNYYTIGTALTKPSFFWAFKGADEFQFLDYSQMGIDFDDIFGKIWGNLLILIAYPVVFFGIAYVRFMRMDLR, encoded by the coding sequence TTGAATGTTGAAAGATTAATTACAGTTGCAAAAAAAGAATTTTTTGATCAGGTTTCGGGCAGAAAGTTTCTCATACTTTTTGCTATGCTTGTTATTATCGCCGGAGTTTCAGTAATTAGTGAAGTTCAGACCTATAATAATGAACTGGAATCATATGCCAATTCCGGAAGTACATATATCGATGAGAACGGGGTCATGCATTATGGGGGAGCTATGTACAATCCTTCTCCTGTGAATATTTATTATGGGATTGTCTCCGGACTTGGGGGCTATATTTTTGGCCCTCTTATTGCAATTGCAGCCGGTTTTAATCTGATTACAAAAGAGAGGGAATCAGGATCAATAAAATCTGTACTTTCACATCCTCTCTATAGGGATGAACTGATCAATGGAAAGGCAATTGGTGGTATTGCAGCATTGTCTTTTGCTACTGTTGGTCTTTTTGTTATTGTTACTGCCTCGCTTCTTTTATTGAGTATAGTTCCTTCAATGGATGATTTTATCTCAATTTCAGGATTATGTGCAGTGACAATTATTTTCCTTACAGGTATTTTTGCAATGGCCCTTATGGTCTCGTCACTGACAAAAAACAGCGGAACATCACTGATTTATTCGCTGATATTATTTTTTATTTTTACATATATTGCATCCATTATTGCACCTTCTGTAAGTATTCTGATACTTGGTCCGGAACCGTCATCTGTTGATAATAATGGATTTGGTTTTGCAAATCTCGAAGAGGAAAGAAAATATTACACCAATCAAAAAATGATTGAAAATACTATAGAATATCTTTCGATAAAAAATAATTATTACACCATTGGAACAGCTTTGACAAAACCCTCATTTTTTTGGGCTTTTAAAGGTGCTGATGAATTTCAGTTTCTTGATTATTCACAGATGGGAATTGATTTTGATGATATCTTTGGAAAGATATGGGGCAATTTACTGATTTTAATTGCGTATCCTGTGGTCTTTTTCGGAATCGCATATGTCAGGTTTATGAGGATGGATTTGCGGTGA
- a CDS encoding ABC transporter permease, which yields MNADRVLIVAKKEFIGNLVSRKFFLLLLLLSLAVGIGAFDGINEYYNALELYKSGNDQIFQIPPTPVIIFGNITENLGYYGFGAIVAIALGFNLISGERESGSLKSLLSHPVYRDEVINGKALGGIISLIFAETIVFVIIFALMLLGGIVPDINSLGKICVIWFLILLFLIANFSLALMASAVCKSSSGALIISLFILFVVSYLLPVAGPELLSHLVLGDEPKTVYLADGSDMSASELQYYQDLRIEYLNQKMAMNDAFSVFSIQRVFSGLTEPFTRTTSYLYRLNMAGGDNLNLLAEEPSVYEILGDVWLKISALVMFPVIFFGIAYVRFMRLDLR from the coding sequence TTGAATGCCGATAGAGTTCTTATTGTTGCGAAAAAGGAGTTCATTGGTAACCTTGTAAGCAGAAAATTTTTTCTTCTTCTCCTTCTCCTTTCACTTGCAGTTGGAATTGGTGCATTTGACGGGATAAATGAATATTATAATGCTCTTGAATTATATAAGTCCGGAAACGATCAGATATTCCAGATCCCCCCGACACCGGTGATTATATTTGGAAATATAACTGAAAATCTGGGATATTATGGTTTTGGGGCAATAGTTGCCATAGCACTGGGTTTTAACCTAATTTCAGGTGAGAGAGAGTCAGGTTCATTAAAATCTCTTCTTTCACATCCGGTCTATCGTGATGAGGTGATAAATGGAAAAGCCCTTGGCGGAATAATCTCATTGATATTTGCAGAAACAATAGTATTTGTAATTATATTTGCGTTAATGCTTCTCGGTGGAATTGTTCCGGATATAAATTCTTTAGGAAAAATCTGTGTAATCTGGTTTTTGATCTTGTTATTTCTCATTGCTAACTTTTCTCTTGCATTAATGGCCTCGGCAGTTTGCAAAAGCAGCAGTGGAGCTTTGATTATTTCCCTGTTTATACTTTTTGTAGTATCATATCTGCTTCCTGTTGCCGGACCTGAACTGCTGAGTCATCTGGTTCTTGGAGATGAACCAAAAACTGTCTACCTGGCTGATGGATCTGATATGTCAGCCAGTGAACTTCAGTATTACCAGGATCTAAGAATCGAATACCTCAATCAAAAAATGGCTATGAATGATGCTTTCTCAGTATTTTCAATACAAAGGGTTTTTTCAGGACTGACAGAACCGTTTACAAGAACAACCTCCTATCTGTATCGCCTGAATATGGCCGGGGGAGATAATCTGAATCTTCTGGCAGAGGAGCCTTCTGTTTATGAAATACTGGGAGATGTCTGGCTAAAAATATCTGCTTTGGTTATGTTTCCGGTCATTTTTTTTGGGATTGCATATGTGCGGTTTATGAGACTTGATCTGAGGTGA
- a CDS encoding ABC transporter ATP-binding protein has translation MITTRNLTKVYGEKAAVNNLNLEVGDGEVFGFLGPNGAGKSTTILMLTGMIEPTSGNCLVDGIDVARNPLKAKEIIGYLPEDVGFYGNLTAEQNLDYVGKFYPMSSKIRRERIASLLELVRLKDVTQTVGGYSRGMNQRLGLAQALLNDPKVVILDEPTANLDPEGVFQFREIIRQLSEEGKTILICSHVLSEIKQVCKTLGILSQGELVARGSVEEVEKQLIEKSKIPLKIILETKETLPEIKDPNIEKIEIDGNHAVIYTQKDIRNELSDLLRKDFGIIEMHLESPALEELFLNVYRRE, from the coding sequence ATGATCACAACCAGAAATCTAACAAAAGTTTACGGGGAAAAGGCAGCTGTAAATAATCTAAATCTTGAAGTTGGGGACGGTGAAGTATTCGGGTTTTTGGGCCCGAATGGTGCCGGAAAAAGTACGACAATTCTGATGCTTACAGGAATGATTGAGCCCACATCCGGAAACTGCCTTGTTGACGGGATAGATGTTGCACGAAATCCATTAAAAGCAAAAGAGATAATCGGTTATTTGCCTGAAGATGTGGGATTTTATGGGAATCTAACCGCTGAGCAGAATCTGGACTATGTTGGTAAGTTTTACCCTATGTCTTCTAAAATAAGAAGAGAAAGAATAGCTTCTCTTCTTGAACTTGTCAGGTTAAAGGACGTCACCCAGACTGTTGGTGGTTATTCCAGGGGAATGAACCAGCGCCTCGGCCTTGCACAGGCGCTTTTAAACGATCCTAAAGTGGTAATTCTTGACGAACCGACAGCCAATCTTGATCCGGAAGGAGTATTTCAGTTCAGAGAAATTATAAGGCAGCTGTCAGAAGAGGGAAAAACCATACTGATATGCTCCCATGTTTTGTCAGAAATAAAACAGGTCTGCAAAACCCTTGGGATATTGTCCCAGGGTGAACTTGTTGCAAGGGGATCGGTTGAAGAAGTTGAAAAACAGCTTATCGAAAAGAGTAAGATTCCATTAAAGATAATTTTAGAGACAAAAGAAACACTTCCTGAAATAAAAGATCCCAATATTGAGAAAATTGAGATTGATGGCAACCATGCTGTAATTTATACGCAGAAAGATATCAGAAATGAGCTGTCCGATCTGTTGAGAAAAGATTTCGGGATAATTGAGATGCATCTTGAGAGTCCTGCACTCGAAGAATTATTCTTAAATGTTTACAGGAGGGAGTGA
- a CDS encoding ABC transporter permease subunit, translating into MNFKRITLIGLKEFQDHVTSRRFLALLFLMLTIAGIYVFKDIVSYFEDIEKYSSVGYSLFGMPRAMNIFSGIMLGIAGSSIFGSIIAVVLGFDLITKERETGSMKAMLSVPVYRDEIINGKALGGIIAIIFAVTVVFMLTLGLLLLYGIVPGLDELVFIFAFWLVTILYLTGIFVMSVMVSSFSSTSGMSFIYSLLLLLILTSVIYSTGSFAVDVITGPRPSINIENMDALEISEFYEQSNTYYQKQMELTNLVFYVSYDTNYRKLSTALTEPKRYIQNQANGQNNPDFEPDILDMLGRVWGNILFLIAYPVVFFGIAYVRFMRMDLR; encoded by the coding sequence ATGAATTTTAAGAGAATCACCCTGATTGGATTAAAAGAGTTTCAGGATCATGTAACCAGCCGGCGTTTTCTTGCACTTCTCTTCCTGATGCTTACAATCGCAGGAATATATGTGTTTAAGGATATCGTGAGTTATTTTGAAGACATTGAAAAATACAGTTCTGTTGGCTATTCTCTTTTTGGAATGCCCCGTGCCATGAATATATTCAGCGGAATAATGCTTGGGATTGCAGGCAGCTCAATATTCGGATCAATAATTGCGGTTGTACTCGGCTTTGACCTGATTACAAAAGAGAGAGAAACCGGTTCAATGAAAGCCATGCTTTCAGTTCCTGTCTACAGGGATGAAATTATAAACGGAAAAGCCCTGGGCGGAATTATTGCAATCATATTTGCAGTGACTGTTGTTTTTATGCTTACCCTTGGTCTTCTTCTCCTTTACGGCATAGTTCCGGGATTAGATGAACTGGTATTCATATTTGCATTCTGGCTTGTAACCATTCTTTACCTGACCGGAATTTTTGTTATGTCCGTTATGGTTTCGTCATTTTCCAGTACAAGTGGAATGTCGTTTATATATTCACTGCTGCTGCTTTTGATCCTGACAAGTGTAATATATTCAACAGGTAGTTTTGCAGTTGATGTAATAACAGGTCCCAGGCCGTCAATTAACATAGAAAATATGGATGCTTTGGAAATAAGTGAATTTTATGAGCAGTCAAATACCTACTATCAAAAACAGATGGAGCTTACAAACCTGGTTTTTTATGTGTCATATGATACCAATTACCGGAAACTCTCAACAGCCCTGACTGAACCAAAACGGTATATTCAGAATCAGGCAAACGGGCAGAATAATCCGGATTTTGAACCGGATATTTTAGATATGCTTGGTAGAGTATGGGGCAATATTCTCTTCTTAATAGCGTATCCTGTGGTCTTTTTCGGAATCGCATATGTCAGATTTATGAGGATGGATTTGCGGTGA
- a CDS encoding ABC transporter permease codes for MDLTRLATISHKEMSDHITSRRFLLILVITCLVLGIAAANGVNNYNNALESYKNGEVGFLFFPSVLRAFGEITNSFGLYGLGAVIGIAIGFDLISGEREGKTLKTILSRPMYRDELINGKAIGGIATIGIISFLGFLIVVAILLILGIVPSLDEIFLIGVIWLLTMLFMAYSFSLALMSSVLAKTSSGALILSILIFVTLTYIIPVGGGAFGSSLLLGAEPSDSSYNSGSQFQKDSFESIQAEYEQKRLEIHDFFNMFSVRSVYNNIASAITLPSHYVITEKIGHVDFALNPDLAENVEKPTFWEIIGDKWIKIIVFIMWPVLFFSVAYVKFMRMDLR; via the coding sequence TTGGACCTTACCCGCCTGGCAACAATCTCACATAAGGAAATGTCCGATCATATAACCAGCAGAAGATTCCTGTTAATTCTTGTAATAACCTGTCTTGTTCTAGGAATCGCGGCTGCAAATGGGGTTAACAACTACAATAATGCACTTGAAAGCTATAAAAACGGAGAAGTTGGTTTTTTGTTCTTTCCTTCAGTACTTAGAGCATTTGGAGAGATTACAAATTCCTTTGGTCTTTATGGCCTTGGAGCCGTTATTGGTATTGCAATAGGGTTTGATCTGATTTCAGGTGAAAGAGAAGGCAAAACATTAAAAACTATATTGTCCCGCCCCATGTATCGGGACGAACTTATAAACGGAAAAGCAATTGGGGGTATAGCCACTATTGGAATTATTTCTTTTCTTGGATTCTTGATTGTTGTTGCAATTTTACTCATACTTGGAATTGTTCCCTCTCTTGATGAAATATTTTTAATTGGTGTAATCTGGCTTCTTACAATGCTTTTTATGGCTTACAGTTTTTCACTTGCATTAATGTCATCTGTTCTTGCTAAAACAAGCAGCGGAGCACTTATTCTTTCAATTCTGATTTTTGTTACATTGACGTACATAATACCTGTAGGTGGAGGTGCATTTGGTTCGTCTCTTCTTCTTGGGGCAGAACCGTCAGATAGCAGTTATAATTCAGGCTCGCAGTTTCAAAAGGATTCTTTTGAAAGTATTCAGGCAGAATATGAACAAAAAAGGTTAGAAATTCACGATTTTTTTAATATGTTCTCAGTAAGAAGTGTGTATAATAATATTGCAAGTGCAATAACCCTGCCTTCTCATTACGTAATTACTGAAAAAATAGGACACGTTGATTTTGCACTTAATCCTGATCTTGCTGAAAATGTTGAAAAACCGACCTTTTGGGAGATTATCGGGGATAAATGGATCAAAATTATTGTCTTTATCATGTGGCCTGTTCTGTTCTTCTCTGTTGCGTATGTGAAATTTATGAGGATGGATCTGAGGTGA
- a CDS encoding ABC transporter ATP-binding protein, whose amino-acid sequence MIKTENLVKEYNEKKAVDNLNLEVGDGEVFGFLGPNGAGKSTTILMLTGMIEPTSGNCTIQGVNVALNPLKGKEILGYLPEDVGFYKNLTGYENLDYLGKFYPLTKSEREERIEILLKSVRLNDVPQKVGEYSRGMNQRLGLALALLNDPKVVILDEPTANLDPEGVLRYREIIKKLEKEGKTVLICSHILSEVRAVCTTLGIISQGTLVARGSVEEVEDELILQSNTSQKIVIRSINPEVYSFIESISNPEILGVERIENGVEIRVKKDIRESLAEELKDKCFGITEMYLDRPGLEDLFLKVYRRE is encoded by the coding sequence ATGATAAAAACTGAAAATCTTGTAAAAGAGTATAACGAGAAAAAAGCTGTTGATAATCTCAATTTAGAGGTTGGAGACGGAGAAGTATTCGGCTTTTTAGGGCCGAACGGTGCGGGTAAGAGTACAACAATTCTTATGCTCACCGGAATGATTGAGCCGACATCGGGAAACTGCACAATTCAAGGCGTAAATGTTGCATTAAATCCTCTTAAAGGAAAAGAAATCTTAGGATATCTTCCTGAGGATGTCGGTTTTTACAAAAATCTCACCGGATATGAAAACCTCGATTACCTGGGTAAATTCTACCCCCTGACAAAAAGTGAGAGGGAAGAGAGAATCGAAATCCTCCTGAAAAGTGTAAGATTAAATGATGTGCCGCAAAAAGTTGGTGAATATTCACGTGGAATGAACCAGCGTCTTGGTCTTGCTCTTGCTTTACTAAATGACCCAAAAGTAGTAATTCTTGATGAACCGACTGCAAACCTTGATCCAGAAGGTGTATTAAGATACCGTGAGATAATAAAAAAACTTGAAAAAGAAGGTAAAACTGTCCTTATCTGTTCACATATCCTCTCAGAGGTTCGTGCGGTCTGCACAACACTTGGAATAATCTCGCAGGGAACACTCGTTGCAAGGGGCTCAGTTGAAGAGGTTGAGGATGAACTCATTTTACAGAGTAATACTTCTCAGAAGATTGTAATCAGATCTATAAACCCGGAAGTTTACAGCTTCATAGAATCAATATCAAACCCTGAAATATTAGGAGTTGAAAGAATTGAAAACGGAGTTGAAATCCGGGTAAAAAAAGACATCAGAGAATCTCTTGCAGAAGAGCTAAAAGACAAATGCTTCGGAATTACTGAGATGTACCTTGACAGGCCCGGTCTTGAAGATTTATTCCTTAAAGTATACAGGAGGGAGTAG
- a CDS encoding ABC transporter permease, which translates to MNFKRINLIALKEVQDHITSFRFICLLFLMMTICAIFLLKETGIYLEEIGKYSSGDYYYPLDYLPYTLNIFGGIRTAIGGSSIFGSIIAIALGFDLITKERESGSLKAILSVPVFRDELINGKALAGIIVIAIATTVVFILAFGILLINSIVPEISELSYLFMFWLFTNLFLSGIFIMSMMISTFAKTSGMSLIASFLALLLLTSVISTVGNVAPDFILGQNPLMEYQNMDNYDPDVLYELSSQYSANKGLILDISRCASLNTNYFILSRVLTRPQDSKDDSLYSSFGMQGDDRTLPPVFEVLAPMWGYILFLIVYPVVFFSIAYVRFMRMDLR; encoded by the coding sequence ATGAATTTTAAACGAATAAACCTTATAGCGTTAAAGGAGGTTCAGGACCATATAACCAGTTTCCGTTTTATATGCCTTTTATTTCTGATGATGACAATCTGTGCAATATTTCTTCTGAAAGAGACAGGAATTTATCTTGAGGAGATAGGTAAGTACAGTAGTGGTGATTATTATTACCCTTTGGATTACCTCCCATATACTCTTAACATATTCGGAGGTATCAGAACTGCGATTGGTGGAAGTTCCATATTCGGTTCAATCATTGCAATAGCGCTTGGTTTTGATCTAATCACAAAAGAGCGTGAGTCAGGCTCTCTTAAAGCCATTCTTTCAGTGCCTGTTTTCAGGGATGAACTGATAAATGGGAAAGCTCTTGCCGGTATTATTGTCATTGCGATTGCAACAACTGTTGTTTTTATCCTGGCTTTTGGGATTCTTTTGATAAATTCAATTGTTCCTGAAATCAGTGAGCTGAGTTATCTTTTCATGTTCTGGTTATTCACAAATTTATTTTTGTCAGGAATTTTTATCATGTCCATGATGATCTCAACTTTTGCAAAGACAAGCGGAATGTCACTGATAGCTTCATTTCTGGCATTGCTGCTTTTAACAAGTGTTATATCTACAGTTGGAAACGTTGCGCCTGATTTTATTCTTGGTCAGAACCCCTTGATGGAATACCAGAATATGGATAATTATGATCCTGATGTTCTCTATGAATTATCTTCTCAATATTCAGCAAATAAGGGCCTGATTTTAGACATAAGCAGATGTGCATCGTTAAATACAAATTATTTCATACTTTCAAGAGTTCTTACAAGGCCGCAGGATTCTAAGGATGATTCTTTATATTCTTCATTTGGCATGCAGGGAGATGACCGGACACTTCCGCCCGTTTTTGAGGTTCTTGCACCTATGTGGGGCTACATTCTGTTTTTAATTGTTTATCCTGTGGTTTTTTTCAGTATAGCATATGTCAGGTTTATGAGGATGGATTTGAGGTGA
- a CDS encoding ABC transporter permease: protein MDFARLSLISQKEFSDHIRSKRFLFLLIIFCLILGIEAANGVSSYNLVLEQYKNGDSMKIYQPSAVYVFLSIVNSIGSNGLGIVIGLALGFDLISGEREGRSLKTILSRPVYRDELINGKALGGLFAIAIITLIGFIGVFSVMLILGIVPDFNEILGVCIIWILTLLFIATSFSLSLMTSVIANTNSGSLLLSLVIIFMMLFIIPVGGGDLGTYILVGSTPQEPPNSVSEAQYSAYQDQQREYLKVSNSVYDLFNDFSIKSVYQDIAIPITSPSSYIIDKVGLTEFVTNPDVANSIEKPDFWTIIGDKWIKIIIFLMWPFLFFGIAYVKFMRSDLR, encoded by the coding sequence TTGGATTTTGCAAGACTTTCCTTAATATCCCAAAAAGAGTTTTCGGATCATATCAGAAGTAAACGCTTTTTATTCCTACTGATTATTTTTTGCCTGATATTGGGAATTGAAGCTGCTAATGGGGTTTCTTCATATAATTTGGTGCTTGAACAGTATAAAAACGGGGATTCAATGAAAATATATCAGCCTTCAGCTGTGTATGTATTTTTAAGTATTGTAAATTCCATTGGTTCTAATGGTCTTGGAATTGTTATTGGCCTTGCTCTGGGTTTTGATCTGATATCAGGTGAAAGAGAGGGAAGGTCTTTGAAGACGATATTGTCAAGACCTGTCTACCGTGATGAACTTATAAATGGTAAAGCTCTGGGTGGACTGTTTGCCATAGCAATAATCACACTCATCGGTTTTATTGGCGTATTCTCAGTAATGCTAATTTTGGGAATCGTTCCGGATTTTAATGAAATTCTTGGTGTTTGCATTATATGGATTTTAACATTATTGTTCATAGCTACCTCTTTTTCTCTTTCACTAATGACATCGGTTATTGCAAATACGAATAGTGGTTCATTGCTGCTTTCTCTTGTAATAATATTCATGATGCTATTCATCATCCCTGTGGGGGGGGGAGATCTTGGAACATACATTCTGGTTGGATCAACTCCCCAGGAGCCACCTAATTCCGTATCGGAAGCCCAGTACTCTGCATACCAGGATCAGCAAAGAGAATATCTGAAAGTAAGTAATTCAGTCTACGATTTATTTAATGATTTTTCGATAAAAAGTGTTTATCAGGATATCGCTATCCCGATAACATCACCTTCAAGTTATATAATTGATAAAGTGGGACTTACTGAATTCGTCACAAATCCTGATGTTGCCAATTCTATTGAAAAACCTGATTTCTGGACAATTATTGGAGATAAATGGATAAAAATTATAATTTTTTTAATGTGGCCTTTTCTGTTTTTTGGAATTGCCTATGTTAAATTTATGAGGTCTGATTTGAGATAG
- a CDS encoding ABC transporter ATP-binding protein — protein MIKTENLVKEYNGKRAVDNLSLEVGDGEVFGFLGPNGAGKSTTILMLAGMIEPTSGSCTIDGVNVAINPLKGKEILGYLPEDVGFYKNLTGYENLDYLGKFYPMAKNEREERIEILLKSVRLNGVTQKVGEYSRGMNQRLGLALALLNDPKVVILDEPTANLDPEGVLRYRKIVNQLAKEGKTVLICSHILSEVRAVCTTLGIISQGRLVARGSVEEVEDELIRQSGTHQKIIIKSVNPELYTEIESIKNPDVLEIERTKNGIEISVEKDIRPVIAEKLKDKCSGITEMYLDRPGLEELFLKVYRRE, from the coding sequence ATGATTAAAACAGAAAACCTTGTAAAAGAATACAATGGAAAAAGAGCTGTTGACAACTTAAGTTTAGAAGTAGGGGATGGGGAAGTCTTCGGATTTCTTGGTCCAAATGGTGCGGGGAAAAGTACAACAATATTGATGCTTGCCGGAATGATTGAGCCCACATCCGGAAGCTGTACAATAGATGGTGTTAACGTTGCAATAAATCCTCTTAAGGGGAAGGAAATTCTAGGATACCTCCCAGAAGATGTAGGATTTTATAAAAATCTGACCGGATATGAAAACCTCGATTACCTGGGTAAATTTTACCCTATGGCGAAAAATGAGAGAGAAGAAAGAATCGAGATTCTTCTCAAAAGTGTAAGGTTAAACGGTGTGACACAAAAGGTCGGTGAATATTCAAGGGGAATGAACCAGCGACTTGGCCTTGCACTCGCTCTTCTAAACGATCCAAAAGTTGTAATTCTGGATGAACCTACAGCAAATCTTGATCCTGAAGGTGTTTTGAGATACAGAAAAATTGTGAACCAGCTTGCAAAAGAAGGAAAAACTGTTCTTATCTGCTCTCATATTTTATCGGAAGTAAGAGCTGTCTGCACAACACTTGGCATAATTTCACAGGGAAGGCTTGTTGCAAGGGGATCTGTTGAGGAAGTGGAAGATGAACTGATAAGGCAAAGTGGTACCCACCAGAAAATCATAATTAAATCTGTTAATCCGGAACTTTACACCGAAATAGAGTCCATTAAAAATCCTGATGTTCTTGAGATTGAAAGGACAAAGAATGGTATAGAGATCTCGGTTGAAAAAGACATCCGGCCGGTTATTGCGGAAAAATTAAAGGATAAATGCTCAGGAATTACAGAGATGTACCTTGACAGGCCCGGTCTTGAAGAGCTTTTCCTCAAAGTATACAGGAGGGAATAG
- a CDS encoding peptidase domain-containing protein — translation MKRIYLLLTIAFVALLILTGSVSAKIIETKSGYVVRSGYDVENSADIFPSINSITRSLYSITDGEINYHNYYVSSGKTKITYDVDWGDSNNDLGLKIITPDTTLGYYHDSIDGRTDGKIYIQISNSMGLPTGTWDSFVMGYTVSGTEYYNFGVSSI, via the coding sequence ATGAAAAGAATATATCTATTACTAACAATTGCCTTTGTGGCGTTGCTTATTCTGACAGGTTCTGTTAGTGCAAAGATAATTGAGACAAAATCAGGTTATGTAGTAAGATCAGGTTATGATGTGGAAAATTCAGCAGATATTTTCCCTTCAATAAACAGCATAACACGATCCCTCTATTCAATAACGGATGGAGAGATTAATTATCATAATTATTATGTTAGCTCTGGAAAGACAAAAATAACATATGATGTCGACTGGGGAGATTCTAATAATGACTTGGGTCTTAAGATTATAACCCCTGATACAACCCTGGGATATTATCATGACTCAATTGACGGGAGAACTGATGGGAAAATTTATATCCAGATATCCAATTCCATGGGACTTCCAACAGGTACCTGGGACAGTTTTGTAATGGGATATACAGTATCAGGTACGGAGTATTATAACTTTGGAGTAAGTTCAATATAA